A genomic stretch from Bordetella sp. N includes:
- a CDS encoding bifunctional nicotinamide-nucleotide adenylyltransferase/Nudix hydroxylase gives MELDYLVFIGRFEPFHNGHAAVARHALTRAGKVIFLVGSADKPRSTRNPWTVAERTVMIQAALGDELASRLLICPLRDHLYNESLWIAGVQRTVAEAIRKDGGDPSGARVGLIGMDKDASSYYLKEFPQWPLVDVRHTEALSATELRRYLFEAGDNDRHGALLLLRGNVPEPVFDMLEAFRKSAPAYQELLAEHRFITQYKEAWKAAPYAPTFVTTDAVVVHSGHLLLVRRRAAPGKGLWALPGGFVGQDESILDAAIRELREETRLKVPTPVLKGSLKGSNVFDHPDRSQRGRTITHAYHFDFPAGELPDVRGSDDADKARWILVSEALDMGPRLYEDHLHIIEFFLGRG, from the coding sequence ATGGAACTCGATTACCTGGTCTTCATCGGCCGCTTCGAACCTTTTCACAATGGCCACGCCGCGGTCGCCCGTCACGCCCTGACCCGCGCCGGCAAAGTCATCTTCCTGGTCGGCTCCGCCGACAAACCCCGCAGCACGCGCAATCCCTGGACGGTCGCCGAACGCACCGTCATGATCCAGGCTGCCCTGGGCGACGAGCTGGCCAGCCGCCTGCTCATTTGCCCGCTGCGCGACCACCTCTACAACGAAAGCCTGTGGATCGCCGGCGTACAGCGCACGGTGGCCGAGGCCATCCGCAAGGATGGCGGCGACCCCAGCGGCGCCCGCGTCGGCCTGATCGGCATGGACAAGGACGCCTCCAGCTACTACCTGAAGGAATTCCCGCAGTGGCCGCTGGTCGACGTGCGGCACACGGAGGCGCTGTCCGCCACCGAGCTGCGCCGCTATCTGTTCGAAGCCGGCGACAACGACCGTCACGGCGCCCTGCTGCTGTTGCGCGGCAACGTGCCGGAGCCCGTCTTCGACATGCTGGAGGCCTTCCGCAAGAGCGCGCCGGCCTACCAGGAGCTGCTGGCCGAACATCGCTTCATCACGCAGTACAAGGAAGCCTGGAAGGCGGCGCCCTATGCACCCACCTTCGTGACGACGGATGCCGTGGTGGTGCACTCCGGCCATCTGCTGCTGGTGCGGCGCCGCGCCGCGCCCGGCAAGGGCTTGTGGGCGCTGCCGGGCGGTTTCGTGGGCCAGGACGAGTCCATCCTGGACGCCGCCATCCGCGAGCTGCGCGAGGAAACGCGCCTCAAGGTGCCGACGCCGGTGCTCAAGGGGTCGCTCAAGGGCAGCAACGTATTCGATCACCCGGACCGCAGCCAGCGCGGCCGCACCATCACCCATGCCTACCACTTCGATTTCCCGGCGGGTGAATTGCCCGACGTGCGCGGTAGCGACGATGCGGACAAAGCGCGCTGGATCCTGGTCAGCGAAGCCCTGGACATGGGACCGCGGCTGTATGAGGACCACCTGCACATCATCGAGTTTTTCCTGGGACGCGGCTAG
- a CDS encoding nicotinate phosphoribosyltransferase, protein MKCLDNLLLNTDSYKASHWLQYPPGTDATFFYVESRGGIYDRTVFFGLQAILKEYLAKPVTHADIDEARDFFQAHGEPFNEAGWRAVVDRHGGFLPVRIRAVPEGTVVPTHNALMTIESTDPAAFWVPSYLETMLLRIWYPITVATISWHAKQTLRQFLERTSDDPIGQLPFKLHDFGARGVSSAESAALGGAAHLVNFMGTDTIAGVRLAQACYGEPMAAFSIPAAEHSTITSWGRDHEVDAYRNMLTQFAKPGAIVAVVSDSYDIFHAIREHWGKTLKEEVIQSGATVVIRPDSGDPVAVVHQCLELLDEAFGHTVNGKGYKVLNHVRVIQGDGINPTSIRAILERITSAGYATDNVAFGMGGALLQQLNRDTQKFALKCSAARIDGRWVDVYKDPVTDKGKQSKRGRMALMFHPDRHSYRTVTVPPGIDRVTAAAVDLPPGYVDAMVTVWEDGKLLHDWRFAEIRERAGATRL, encoded by the coding sequence ATGAAATGCCTAGACAATCTGCTGCTGAACACGGACAGCTACAAGGCCAGCCACTGGCTGCAATACCCGCCCGGCACCGATGCCACGTTCTTCTACGTGGAGTCGCGCGGCGGCATCTATGACCGCACGGTGTTTTTCGGCCTGCAGGCCATCCTCAAGGAATACCTGGCCAAGCCGGTGACGCACGCCGACATCGACGAGGCGCGCGACTTTTTCCAGGCCCACGGCGAACCCTTCAACGAAGCCGGTTGGCGCGCCGTGGTCGACCGCCATGGCGGTTTCCTGCCGGTGCGCATCCGCGCGGTGCCCGAGGGCACGGTCGTGCCCACGCACAACGCCTTGATGACCATCGAGTCGACCGACCCGGCCGCTTTCTGGGTACCGTCCTATCTGGAGACCATGCTGCTGCGCATCTGGTATCCGATCACCGTGGCGACCATCAGCTGGCATGCCAAGCAGACCCTGCGCCAGTTCCTTGAACGCACCAGCGACGACCCCATCGGCCAGCTGCCCTTCAAGCTGCACGACTTCGGTGCGCGCGGCGTATCCAGCGCGGAATCGGCGGCGCTCGGCGGCGCGGCCCACCTGGTCAATTTCATGGGCACCGACACCATCGCGGGGGTGCGCCTGGCGCAAGCCTGCTACGGCGAGCCCATGGCGGCCTTCTCGATACCGGCCGCCGAGCACAGCACGATTACCAGCTGGGGCCGCGACCACGAGGTCGATGCCTATCGCAATATGCTCACGCAGTTCGCCAAGCCCGGCGCCATCGTTGCCGTGGTCTCCGACAGCTACGACATCTTCCACGCCATCCGCGAGCACTGGGGCAAGACCTTGAAGGAAGAGGTCATTCAATCGGGCGCCACCGTGGTCATCCGCCCCGACTCGGGCGACCCGGTCGCGGTGGTGCATCAATGCCTGGAGTTGCTGGACGAGGCTTTCGGCCACACGGTCAACGGCAAGGGCTACAAGGTGCTGAACCACGTCCGCGTGATCCAGGGCGACGGCATCAATCCCACCAGCATCCGTGCCATCCTGGAACGCATCACCAGCGCCGGCTATGCCACCGACAACGTCGCTTTCGGGATGGGCGGCGCGCTGCTGCAGCAGCTCAATCGCGATACGCAGAAGTTCGCGTTGAAATGCTCGGCCGCCCGCATCGATGGCCGCTGGGTGGACGTCTACAAGGACCCGGTGACGGACAAGGGCAAGCAGAGCAAGCGCGGCCGCATGGCCCTGATGTTCCACCCCGACCGCCACAGCTACCGCACCGTGACGGTGCCGCCCGGCATCGACCGCGTGACGGCGGCGGCGGTGGATCTGCCACCCGGCTACGTGGACGCCATGGTGACCGTCTGGGAAGACGGCAAGCTGCTGCACGACTGGCGTTTCGCGGAGATCCGCGAGCGCGCCGGCGCCACGCGGCTGTAG
- the modC gene encoding molybdenum ABC transporter ATP-binding protein, producing MVDVNAGAPVRTERAVDGDVASSQQLHARFLLRQAAFTLDVDLRLPGRGVTALFGQSGSGKTTCLRCLAGLAAPQEGYLSVNGEVWLDTRQRIDVPTHRRALGYVFQEASLFAHLKVRDNLRYGLKRVAPADRKVALDHAAALLGIDHLLDRMPAGLSGGERQRVGMARALLTSPRILLMDEPLAALDNARKQEILPYLERLHEELDIPIVYVSHAPEEVARLADHLVLLDQGKVLASGPIGQTLTRLDLPSALADDASVVIEGEVAAYDGEYRLLTVRVAGTGAGGAGGGGSPGGSPALLRVVHEPLPIGRRMRLVVRARDVSLTLTPPQDSSILNVLRVRVEDMAETPEAAQIMVRLDADGTPMLARITRYSRDQLALAPGSQVWAQVKSVSLLA from the coding sequence ATGGTTGATGTGAATGCCGGCGCTCCGGTTCGAACCGAGCGCGCCGTGGATGGCGATGTAGCGTCGTCTCAGCAGCTGCATGCCCGTTTTCTGCTGCGGCAGGCGGCCTTTACGCTGGACGTCGACCTGCGCCTGCCCGGCCGCGGCGTCACCGCGCTGTTCGGGCAGTCGGGGTCGGGCAAGACCACCTGCCTGCGTTGCCTGGCCGGATTGGCGGCGCCGCAGGAAGGCTATCTGAGCGTGAACGGCGAAGTCTGGCTGGATACGCGGCAGCGCATCGATGTGCCGACGCACCGTCGTGCCCTGGGCTATGTGTTCCAGGAAGCCAGCCTGTTCGCGCATTTGAAGGTGCGCGACAACCTGCGCTATGGCCTGAAGCGGGTGGCGCCGGCGGACCGTAAGGTGGCGCTGGACCACGCGGCCGCGCTGCTGGGCATCGATCATTTATTGGACCGCATGCCGGCCGGCCTGTCGGGCGGCGAGCGGCAGCGCGTGGGGATGGCGCGTGCGCTGTTGACCAGCCCGCGCATTCTGCTGATGGACGAGCCGCTGGCTGCGCTGGACAATGCGCGCAAGCAGGAAATCCTGCCTTATCTGGAACGGCTCCACGAAGAGCTGGACATTCCCATCGTGTATGTCAGCCATGCGCCGGAGGAAGTGGCGCGCCTGGCCGATCACCTGGTGCTGCTGGACCAGGGCAAGGTGCTGGCCAGCGGGCCGATAGGGCAGACGTTGACCCGTCTGGACCTGCCCTCCGCGCTGGCGGATGACGCATCCGTGGTGATCGAAGGTGAGGTGGCTGCCTACGATGGCGAGTATCGGTTGCTGACGGTGCGGGTGGCGGGCACTGGCGCTGGCGGTGCTGGTGGCGGTGGCTCGCCAGGCGGGAGCCCGGCGCTGCTGCGCGTGGTGCATGAGCCCTTGCCCATCGGACGCCGCATGCGCCTGGTCGTGCGGGCGCGCGACGTCAGCCTGACGCTGACTCCGCCGCAGGACAGCAGCATCCTGAACGTGCTGCGGGTGCGCGTGGAAGACATGGCGGAGACGCCCGAGGCGGCCCAGATCATGGTGCGCCTGGACGCCGATGGCACGCCGATGCTGGCGCGCATCACGCGGTACTCGCGCGATCAGTTGGCGTTGG
- the modB gene encoding molybdate ABC transporter permease subunit yields the protein MALTSSDFGAIWLTLQLATLTTLLLLVVGTPIAWWLARTRSRLKGPVGAVVALPLVLPPTVIGFYLLLTMGPNGVVGKFTQSIGLGTLPFTFAGLVVGSVFYSMPFVVQPLQNAFEAIGNRPLEAAATLRAGPWDRFFTVALPLARPGFVTAAVLGFAHTVGEFGVVLMIGGNIPDKTRVVSVQIFDHVEALEYAQAHWLAGGLVVFSFLILMLLYSSRRSALT from the coding sequence GTGGCGCTGACGTCCAGTGATTTCGGCGCGATCTGGCTGACCCTGCAGCTCGCCACCTTGACGACCCTGCTGTTGCTGGTGGTCGGCACGCCCATCGCGTGGTGGCTGGCCCGCACCCGCTCGCGGCTCAAGGGGCCGGTGGGGGCGGTGGTGGCCTTGCCCCTGGTGCTGCCGCCGACGGTGATCGGCTTTTATCTGCTGCTGACCATGGGTCCCAATGGCGTGGTCGGCAAGTTCACGCAGTCGATCGGACTGGGAACCTTGCCGTTCACCTTCGCGGGGCTGGTGGTGGGGTCCGTGTTCTATTCCATGCCCTTCGTGGTACAGCCTTTGCAGAATGCCTTCGAGGCCATCGGCAACCGGCCCCTGGAAGCGGCGGCGACCCTGCGCGCGGGGCCGTGGGACCGCTTTTTCACCGTGGCCTTGCCCTTGGCGCGGCCGGGCTTCGTCACCGCCGCGGTGCTGGGTTTCGCCCATACGGTGGGCGAGTTCGGCGTGGTACTGATGATAGGCGGCAACATCCCGGACAAGACGCGGGTGGTGTCGGTGCAGATCTTCGATCACGTCGAGGCGCTGGAGTATGCGCAGGCGCATTGGCTGGCGGGCGGCTTGGTCGTATTCTCCTTCCTCATCCTGATGCTGCTTTATTCCAGCCGCCGGTCGGCGCTGACTTGA
- the modA gene encoding molybdate ABC transporter substrate-binding protein, which yields MNIRFFSAAAAVLASALGATAHAGEVQVAVAANFTAPVKAIAAEFEKDTGNKVVAAFGATGQFYAQIQNGAPFEVFLAADDTTPAKLESEKRIVPGSRFTYATGALALWSAKEGYVDDKGEVLKKNEYKHLSIANPKAAPYGLAAVQTLEKLGLTQAVKDKIVEGQNITQAQQFIATGNAELGFVALSQIYKDGKVTSGSAWVVPASMHEPIRQDAVILDKGKDNAVAKAFVDYLKGPKAAAVIKSYGYQL from the coding sequence ATGAACATACGTTTCTTCTCAGCCGCCGCGGCCGTCCTTGCAAGCGCCCTCGGCGCCACCGCCCATGCCGGCGAAGTCCAGGTCGCCGTGGCGGCGAACTTCACTGCGCCGGTCAAGGCCATCGCGGCGGAATTCGAGAAGGACACCGGCAACAAGGTGGTCGCCGCCTTCGGCGCCACGGGCCAGTTCTACGCACAGATCCAGAACGGCGCGCCCTTCGAGGTCTTCCTGGCCGCCGACGACACCACGCCGGCCAAGCTGGAGTCGGAAAAGCGTATCGTCCCGGGCTCGCGCTTCACCTATGCCACCGGCGCGCTGGCGCTGTGGTCGGCCAAGGAAGGCTATGTCGACGACAAGGGCGAAGTGCTGAAGAAGAATGAGTACAAGCATCTGTCCATCGCCAATCCCAAGGCCGCGCCTTATGGCCTGGCCGCCGTGCAGACCCTGGAGAAACTGGGCCTGACGCAGGCGGTGAAGGACAAGATCGTCGAAGGCCAGAACATCACGCAGGCCCAGCAGTTCATCGCCACGGGCAATGCCGAACTGGGCTTCGTCGCGCTGTCGCAGATCTACAAGGACGGCAAGGTCACCAGCGGCTCGGCCTGGGTCGTGCCGGCCAGCATGCACGAACCCATCCGCCAGGATGCCGTCATCCTGGACAAGGGCAAGGACAATGCCGTGGCCAAGGCTTTCGTGGATTACCTGAAGGGCCCGAAGGCGGCGGCCGTGATCAAGTCCTATGGCTATCAGCTCTAA